The stretch of DNA AAATGGTAACCCAGCTGCAAAATATACAAGACATGATAAGCATTATTTTAATTTACTTGATGCAGGATGGAAGTTAGGAGCAATAAACGGTCAAGATAATCATAAGATAAACTTTGGAGATTCTGAAAATTTAACAGTCTATATTGGTAATGAACTTTCTAAATCTGCTTTAGTAGATTCCTTTAGAGCTATGAGAACTTACTCTACAGAATCTAGATTTTTAAAATTTTACTTTACTATAAATGATAGTTTTATGGGGGAAACTATACTAATTTCTGATAATAAACTAAAATTCCTAATTTATGCTGAGGATATTAGATATAGAATAAAAGAAATTAGTATTATAAGTAACAAAGGTACTACAATTAAAGACATAGATGAAATTAATTTAAATCATATTAAGTATATATATGAACATAAACATGAGGAAAATGAAACTTGGTATGTTATAAAGGTAGTTCAGGAAAATAATCGTATTGCTATTAGTTCTCCAATATTTGTAGAGTCAGCAAAAGAAGTTTTAGGTAATTCTTATGAATCTTAAAATACAAAAAGAGTTGTAAAATAAATTACAGCTCTTTTTGTATTTATGTTAACATTATTTATTTTTTTGATTTTGCATATGTTTAACTCTATTTGGTTTAGCTTTAGGTTTAATTTCAATTTTCTTTTCTTGCTTTTTTGGTCCCCCTGTAGCTTGAATATCTAAGAACCATATAAAGAACCATACTACAACTAAAGTAAATAGTATATTAATCCATGGATTTGTAGTTTTAAATAAAAATTGAACTGCAAATAACGCAACAGATATGCCTAATAATAACCATTTGTTAACTTTAACTTTTGAGAAAACATATTTTCTTCCTAATGTGAACATTAACATGACTGCTCCTAACATAACTGCAAAGTATGCTATCATAAACAATATATTTGTCATAACTTTTATCCTCCTATATTCACCTATAATTATATATTAAAAGAAATTACCTTTACATGCAAGTAATATAATTTTTAAATATTTGTAACATTTACGCACATAAAAATTTGTCTATAAAACACCGGGTTAAAGTGGCTTTTTTTGATTTTATTAACTTTTTTATCAAAATAACAAATTTATTTTAATTTCTTTTACTTTTTTTTCTTCTATTTTGTGTATTTTTTTGATAAAATAAAAAAGTAATTATAAAATCATTACGAGGGGTGATTATATGGGTTTAAATCAAACCTATCAATTAGACGAACTAGATCTTCAAATATTAGACTTATTAATAAAGGATTGTAGGACTCCTTATTTAGAGATAGCTAGAATTTGTCATGTTAGTGGTGGTACTATTCATGTAAGAATGAAAAAAATGGAGGAACTTGGGATAATAAAAGGTACTAGAATACTATTAAATCTTCCTAAGCTAGGTTATGACGTATGTTGTTTCGTTGGAATATATGTTGATAAAACTGAATCTTTTTCTTCAGTATTTCATGAGTTATCTCAAATAAAAGAAGTTGTTGAATTACACTTAACAACAGGAAATTATTCAATATTTGCTAAAGTTATTTGCAAAAACATTTCAGACCTTCAAGATATCTTACTAAATAAAATAAATTCTATAAATGGAATTCAAAGAACTGATACATTTATTTCTCTAGAACAACCTATAGACAGAAATATATCTATTTAGTGTCTATTTGCATAAAAAACCTTCCTCTAGGTTAAAATATTTAGTGAAAAAACCTATTAAAAAAGGAGTGTTTTTTATGAAAATTCTAGACACAATAGCACTTATTTTGGTTATAGTCGGTGCCGTTAACTGGGGTCTTATAGGATTCTTCCAATTCGATCTTGTTGCAGCTTTATTTGGTACCATGACTATGTTTAGTAGAGTAGTCTATGCTCTAGTAGGTCTAGCTGGACTTTATTCACTATCCTTTTTTGCAAAGGGTAGCATGACAACCGATAAGATATAGACATAAAAAAGCCTATCATTTTAAATGATAGGCTTAATTATTTTTAAAGATTTTTTATTATTTCAAATAATTCTATAGCTGCTGCTCTTGGTCCATTTTTTTCTTGACCTTTTACAGCTAAACATGTTTTTATTTGTCCAACCTTAATATTATCATTAAACATAGTATCAAAATATTCTTCTATTAAAATATTTGTTTCTGTTTGCTTTTGAGCTGGACCAAATGGATTCGCAAAGTAACTTTCAACTAAACCAGTTTCTGAAGTAGTTCCTTTAGCCATTCTTGCTCCTGATTTAAATACACTAATTGCATCCTTTGGAGTCTTAAAGTATTCTATAGAAGTTTCTCCTTCTTCTACCTTAGTATAATTATTAGCATATAAGAATAAATCTACTTTATATCCCTTTACAATTTCCTTATATGGTGCCACTGGCATAACTAATCTAGCATTTATCTTATCTGGATTCATAAATATACTTCTATCCATTTCTTTAAATGCATATCCTTGATCTAAATCATCTAATCTTACGAATGCACCTATTTCAGTACCATATCCAAATACTTCTCCATTTATATTCTTAAATGTTCCCATATCATCAAATATAATAGTCATATTACTTATATAATCTTCACTTAATGCTCTAAAGGCTTCTAAGCTTTCTGATTTACCAGCTCCACTATCTCCCATTATTACAACATTAGCTTGCTTACCGCTCTTTAATTCAATATTAACCATTGCTCCATGTATTGGAAGACAACCTCTTTTTATCATAACTAAGTTGTGAAGAGTTAATGTCATCTTCTTCATATAACCAAAGTAATCTACTTCCTCTGAGTGGTTTACATATCCTATCATAACATCATTTTCTTTATCATCATAGAATACAGTTTTAACTTTATCATCTTCATCTGTAGCACCAAACACATAAACTAAATCTGGCTTTCTACCTCTATATTCATCACTTCTTGCCATTTCAAATAAATTACATAAAGTAATTCCATGTTCCATAAAATCTCTGTGGAAATATATAAATGCTAATAATTCTCCTACTTTAGCTGGATAGCAGAACCAATGCTCTTTATTTAAATTTGCATATCTTAATGGGTTTTCATATACTTCTTTAAACATTCCACTTCTAGTATTCTTCTTAGGATAAGTTATAAATGGTGTTTCTAATAAAATGCTATCTATAAAATTAATATCTTCTAAAGCTTCATATCCCTTTGGTATTGGCCATAAAACTCTATTAATCATTAAAGATGAATTTCCGCCAGCTGGTATTTGTCTAAATACTTTTGGCTTATATCCTAATACATTCTTTTCTATTTTTCTATATAATTTTAATATTAAATTAGAAAATTCTGAGTTAGCTTCTGTAAAACTCATTGCTGCTAACCCTTGTTGAACTTTATCACTGTGAATTATAGTATATCTTTCTAATCTTCTCCAGAATAAATAAAAATCTTCAATAAATGCTATAAAGTTATCTTTATCCTCAAAAAGTTTTTTATATTTCTCATTTGCCTCAACTATTTCTTCGACACTCATTACCGTACAATACTTACATATTCTACTTATATCTTTTCTTATCTTTGTAATATCTCCTGTATCTAATCCATCCTTTAGATATTTCCAACTTAAGGAAAGTCTACTTTTAGAAATTCGTAGATAACTCTCTACAACCCTTCTAAAACCTTCACTTTCTAATAATGTTTCGAAATTGTTACAATATTTCGCTGTAAAGTTTATTAATATTTTATCATTACTCATTGAAAATTCTTTACGCATAATTTGCCCCCTCTATGAATTTTATGTTAATTAAATATTTCATTTTTTATTATTTTTGACCTTAACAATTCGATTATAACATATTTTATGCAATTTTTAAAAGAATGATTTTGCATTTTTCACAAATTATTATCAAATTCTATCTAAAACCCTTTTTGAAAACATATACATTAGAAGTTTATCAATCTCCTTTTATAAAATTATTAATTTTATCGAAATATTTCCTTATTTTTTTATTTTTATTTCTACCCCCTACGAACATTTTTAATTTCAATAGTTCTTTTTAATAAATTTAATACTAAATTTCTACATAATAAAAACTTCTAAGAAAATATCCTAGAAGTTTTTATTATCTTTAACCTTGATTTAATTCTTTTACTATTATATCTCTAACCCTATCTGCTAATGCTTTTTCTTCATCCCTATTAAGATTATCTGTATATATTGGCTTTCCAAAAGTTATTGTTATATCTATAGCTTTAAATTTTCTATCTATTTCAAAAGCTCTATAAGCTCCATCTATTGATACTGGTATTATTGGTGCTTTTGCCTTAGTAGCTAACTTTAAGCTCCCCTTTTTAAACTCTTGAACTTTACCATCTTTACTTCTTGTTCCTTCTGGAAATATACACATGCTATATCCGTTTTTTAAATTTTCAGCTCCTTGTTGTATTACCTTTATAGCCTCTCTTGCATTTTCTCTATCTAATGGTACACAATGGTATTGTTGCATCCAATATCCTATAACTGGAGTTTTAAGCATCTCTTTTTTAGCTATAAATCCCATAGCTCTTTCTGCCGAATCCATAAGTAATGGTATATCTAAGATACTTGTATGATTTCCTATAAAGCAACAAGCTCTATCTGGTATATTTTCTTTTCCTTTAACTGTAACATTCATTTTTATTGCTCTATTTATAGTATAATCTGCCCAATCTCTCCCTACTTTTGCGCTATATTCATATCCTGCTTCTATTCCTTTAGTTTTTCTTATGTACCAAAGCTTAATAGCCTTTAGTCTTAAAACTATCATATATAATAAATAATGTATTCCTTTAAAAATTCCTATCATTTTTCCCTCCATAAATCGTATTGTTTTACCTAATGTTATTATACTAATAACGAAAATATTCTTCAACGACAACTTTCTCTTTCCATATACATAATATAATGTTAAACTTATTTAAGTCTTAAAATTTAATAATGGAGGTATTTTAATTGAAAAAGAAATTATCAATTTTATTACTTTTTGTACTATCATTTTGTTTTATTTTTGTTGGATGTGATATTGATGTAGCAAAAGGTACTATTCCAGATAATAAAACTATGAAGGTACATTATATAGATGTTGGGCAAGGAGATTCAATTTTAATACAGGTTAATGATAAAAATATGCTAATTGACTGTGGTCCAAGAGATGGTAAAGATAAGTTTTTTTCTTATCTAGAGTCACAAAAAATAACTAAACTTGATTATGTGGTGGCAACCCATCCCCATGAAGATCACATAGGAAATATGGCTGATGTTATAAAAAAATACGATGTAAATAAATTTTATGCTCCTAAAGTTGAACATACTACTAAAACTTTTGAAAAAATGGTTGAAGCTTTAGTTAAGAAAAATTTAAAGATAACTACTATAAAGGCTGGTACTGATTCCATAGATCTTGGAGAAAACACAAAAGTTTCTGTTGTAGCTCCTAATAAGGATACTTATGACGATTTAAATAATTATTCTCCTATTATAAAGATAGAATATGGAAATAACTCTTTCCTATTTACCGGAGATGCAGAAAGTAAATCTGAAAAAGAGGTTCTTAAAAAAGGATATAATGTAAAAGCTGATGTACTTAAACTTGGACATCACGGATCATCTACATCAACTTCTAAAGAATTCTTCGAAGCTGTCAATCCTTCAATCGGAGTGATTTCACTTGCTAGTGATAATAAATATGGTCATCCTCATAAGGAAACCCTTAATTTATTAAAAGATAAGAAAATTAAAGTGTATAGAACAGATGTTGATGGTACTACAGTCCTTTCATCTGATGGTAATAAAATTTCTAATATTAGTAAATAAAAGCTAGATAATATCTAACTTTTAGCCTTAAAAATTTTTATACTTTCCTGTACATCAAAAAACAGTAGATAGATTTGTTTTTACACAAAACTATCTACTGTCTCACTACCCCTTTTAAAACAATCAATTTTTACTCTTTAACATTCTACTTTTTTAATAACTTCTTTATTTGTTTCTTCTTTAATTTCTATTTCTTCTTTGACTTCATCACTATCTTTTACTTGTAATACTTCTTCATTCCCTACATCATCACTATTATCTTCTTCTTTAACTTCATCTTCATCACTAATTTCTTTAGTCTCAACTATGAATTTATTCCATAGTGTAAAAATATTATAAAGATTAGTAACATCTTGCTCATTATATAAAAGTATATTTTCAACCTTTTCTCTAGGTATTCTTAAAATATATTCTTTATCTTTTAAAACCTTATGAAATGTTTTAGCTAAATTAGAACCACTTATAACTTCGCCTTCTCTAGAAATCTCAAAGACCTTTTCTAAATTTTTCAATCCTATAGAATGTCCATAGACTCTTTCGTATTCTCTTTGTATATCTATATCTTGAAATTCTTTTGAAAAATCATAATGGATATTATATTTTTTAAACAAATAATTTATCACAGTAAAATCATTATTTCCTGAAAAGGTAACTATAGAATTTTTCCCCTTTTTCTTCATACTCATAAAGTACCTTTTAGCTAAAACTAATATATCTACAACCTCATTTTTATTTTCAATCATATATTGAGTAACATGTAGTTTTTTATCTTTCTTATTAAATATACACGCACCAAAAACACCAATACACTTAGGTTTTTTATAAACATAATGCTCTAAATCAAAAAATATCAGTTCATCTTGGTCTTTACATATATTATCAGTTCTTAAAATAAACTCTTTGGATATTTCACTAACCTCTACTATATTTTCACGAATTATCACAATACCACTCTTTCTTCCTCTTTATTATCACCTTTTAATGATTACTTGTTCTTTATATTACTATATTAATTATAGCATCTTTTATTCTAATGTTAAAATCTTTATGTATATATACTTCTATACTATACTATTAATCTCAATGAGTATATGTTAATATAATCGAAAATTATTATTTTTCCCAGCACTTGTGAAAATTATTCTCATTTCTCTTTAAAAGTATTGACTATTTTTTATGATTTTGCTATTATATTAGTATGTATATATGATAATGATTTTCAATACGAGGTGTGAAAAATGAGTATTTGCGATTTAAAATTAGGCGAAAAAGGGAAAATAGAATCTATTAAAGGCGACGATAAACTTGCTAAAAGATTATTTGCTTTAGGTTGTATTGAAGGTACTGAAATAGAATTAAAAAGAATTGCTCCATTAGGCGATCCTATCATTGTTAATTTAAGAGGATTTGACCTAGCTATTAGAAAAAAGGACGCTAAAAATATAATCTTAAGTTTATAGGGGGATACAACATGAAAATAGTGGCATTACTTGGTAATCCCAACGTAGGAAAGACTACATTATTCAATAGTTTAACTGGCGCCAATCAAAGAGTGGGAAACTGGGCAGGTGTTACTGTAGATAAAAAGGAAGGTTTTTTTGATGATATCAAAATAGTTGATTTACCTGGTATCTATGCAATGGACACTTACTCTAATGAAGAAAAAGTTTCTAAGAATTTTTTAGAAACAGATGAAGTTGATGTAATACTAAATATAGTTGATGCATCAAATATAGATAGAAATTTATATTTGACTACTCAATTGAAACAATTTAATAAACCTATAATTTTAGCTGTTAATATGATTGATGTTGCTAAAAGAAAAGGTATTTATATTGATTATAATAAACTATCAGAGCTTCTAAATATAACTGTTATTCCAATAATAGCTTCTAAAGAAGAAGGTATAGAGGATATTAAGACTGCATTAAAATCTGATAATTTTTTAATAAATGATGCTGATAATGATTATCAGTTCAAAACTGAAAAAGAAGCGTATTCTTTTATCGAAGATATATTAAAAAAATCTAGTGTAACTAAGAGTAATAATGAAGAATCTTTTAAAGATAAATTAGATAACTTCTTATTAAATCCTTGGCTTGCATATCCAATATTCATTATAATAATGGCATTAATGTTTCAAATTACCTTTGCGTGGGTTGGACAGCCTTTATCTGATATGTTAGATGGATTGCTTAATGATTCACTACTACCATATATATCAGATCTTTTATCTAATACGTCACCTTGGTTCCAATCATTAATAGTTGACGGTATTGTCGCAGGGGTTGGTGGAATATTAGTACTACTTCCAATAATACTAGCACTATTTACTTGTATTTCAATACTAGAAGATAGTGGTTATATGGCTAGAGTTGCATTTATAATGGATAAATTAATGAGAAGAATGGGACTTTCTGGAAAAGCTTTTATACCTATGATAGTTGGTTTTGGGTGTACCGTTCCTGCTATAATGTCTGCTAGAACTCTGGAAAGTGAAAAAGATAGAAAGCTTACAGCTTTATTAGTTCCTTTAATGAGTTGTAATGCTAGATTACCTGTTTATGCAATATTTGCATCAGTATTCTTTCCTGATTATAGGGTCTTAGTTGTAGCTGGACTTTATTTATTAGGTGTAATATTAGCATTTATTTTGGGAATACTATTTAAGAATACAATTTTCAAAAAAGATGAAGAACCTTTTATAATCGAATTACCAGAATATAAAAGACCATCTCTTAAAAACATATCAAAACAAGTTTATGAAAAGGCAAAAGGCTTCTTAATTAAAGCTGGAACTATTATATTTGCTATGAGTGTAGTAATTTGGTTCCTATCAAACTTTAATTTTACTGGTATGGTTGATGTTAATGATAGTATATTAGCTTCTATTGGAGGATTCATTGCTCCGATATTTAGACCATTAGGTTTTGGTGATTGGCAAAGTTCAGTTTCTCTTTTAACAGGTTTACTTGCTAAAGAAACTGTTGTTGCTTCTATGGAGGTAATTTTCGCTGGTGATTTAAGCGCCATGTTACCTTTATATTTCAATGCTGCTTCAGCTCTTTCTTTCTTAGTATTTGTGCTGTTATATACTCCTTGTATATCTGTACTTGGTGCTATGAAAAAAGAATATGGAATTAAATTCACTTTACTTTCAGTATCATACCAATTAGTTCTTGCATGGGTAGTATCCTTCTTAATATTTAATATAGGACGAATTTTTATATAGAATATTATTAATTTAAAGGAGAATTTATGGAAATTATTATAACAGTTGGAATCATCGCATTCTCAGCATTTGTAATTTATAAAAAATTAAAAAAATCTTCAAAAGGCGAATGTACTTGTGGTTCTTGTTCATCACATTGCCCAATGTATAAAAATAAAGAAGAAATTAAAATTAATAAAAAATAAAAGATATAAATTATTGTATACACCCTTTATAGTAAACAGTTGAAATAATAAACACTGTTACTATAAAGGGTGTATTTTATTATAAGAAGAAATCTAATATCTAGTAAAATTAAAAGGCATAGCACCTATATAATATAGACGCTATGCCTTATTTATTTAATTTCCATTATCCCCTTATCTACTTGACAGGAGGTAGTTAACTTTTAAGCTTTATCAGCCATCTCTACCAATTCTTTATTTTTGTCCATTAATCTTGTAATATAAATTTTAATTGTTGCTACTGTTGGTGATGCAAGAAGCATTCCTACAGGTCCAAAGAACCCTCCCCCAACTACAACTCCTAGTATTATAAAGAAAGGTCTAACTCCAACTTTACTTCCAATTAACTTAGGATCTAAATACCAACCATCAAATAATTGAAGTGATAATAATACTAAGAATGTTAAAATACCTTTTGTAGGTGATACAAAAACATTAAATAAGAAACCTACGATTTCTCCAATAAAAGGTCCAAAGTAAGGAATCATGTTAGTTATTGCAACTATACAAGCTAAAAGCACTGCATATTCTGATTTAACTAAGTTTAGTAGTATAAAAGCAAGGCCACCTATAATTGATGAATCTATAGCTTTAATCCCTATATATGTACCTATCATATGGTTATATATTCTTACAAACTCAATAATCTTTTCTGATTTTTCCTTTTTAAAGATTATAAATAAAATTCTTTTTGTTCCAGCTATAAGTCTTTCCTTATCTACAAGAACATAAACTGAAATCATTATTCCTAATACAAATTTCATTAAATTGCTTGATATTGAAAATGCATATGAAATTGATCCTTCTAATAAAGTTACTGCTACAGTTCCTACTTGTGAAATAAGTCTATTAACACTTTCCATTGTTCCTGTAGATACAATTAAATCTTTAATACTTTCATTGCTTAATAAGTTGTTTAATCCATTTTGCATTTCAGTAATATAACTTGGTATATCTTTTGTTAAGTCTATTGCACTTTCAACAATATTTGGAATACAATAAAATGAAATTAAAGCAATTACTCCTATTAAAATTGCGTATGTTGTTAAAATAGCTAATCCTTTTTTAAGCTTAAACTTTCTTTCTATACGCTTAACTAAAGGATTTAATATGTATGCTATAACTAACCCATAAATAAATGGTACACATAATGATAATAACTTTCCTAATACACCAAAAAAGTATTGATAGTTATCTATAATCTTATATCCAATAATACCCATAACAATTGCTATAACAATAGATACTATTAAATCTTTATGCTTTATATTTTTACCAAACATAAATACCTCCACCTCTCTATATCATTTTATATTTGATTATATCATAAAGTATTCTTTAAGTCTTTGTTATAATTATTAATTTTTTCATAAATTAAAAGGGATGATTATCACCCCTTTTAACTACATTTTTTCTACTACTTCTATTCCTAATAAAGCTAATGCATTTTTTATTACTTGACAGCTAGCTTCAACTAATTTTAATCTAGCTTCTTGTAACGTTTCATCCTCTAAATTCAATACTGAATGTGCATTATAGAATTTATTAAATGCCTTAGCAACTTCTATAACATATCTAGTAACTATTGATGGCTCTAATTTTTCTATTGCTAAATGTATTTGTTTATTGAAGTTTTCTAAAGTCTTAACTAATTCAAACTCTTCTTTTGAAGTAAGCTTAGAGTAATCTTCTACGCCCTTAAGCTCTCCAGCTCTTGTTAATATACTATTAGCTCTAGCATATGAGTATTGAACATATGGACCTGTTTCTCCTTCAAATGAAAGCATTTCCTTCCAATCAAAAACTATATCCTTTTCTCTTGAGTTCTTTAAATAAGTAAATACTAAAGCTCCAACACCTATCTTCTTAGCTATATCTTCTTTGTTTTCAAGGTTAGGATTCTTTTCATTTATTACTTCTAATGTTTTATCTACAGATTCTCTTATTAAATCATCTAATAAAACTATTTCCCCTTTTCTTGTTGAAAGCTTTCTATCTGCAAATTTAACTAATCCAAAACCTACGTGAACACAATCCTTTGCCCATTCATGTCCTGCAAGGTCTAAAACTTTAAATACTTGTTTAAAGTGTAGGGCTTGTGGAGTTCCTACTACATATACACACTTATCAAAATTATAAGTCTTCTTTCTATACATAGCAGCAGCTAAATCTCTAGTTGCATATATTGAAGCACCATCAGCTTTTAAAACTATACAAGGTGGCATATTATATTCATCAAGCATTACAACTTGTGCACCATTACTTTCAACTAATAGACCCTTTTCTTTTAATTCATTAACTACAACATCCATTTTGTCATTATAGAATGCTTCTCCTGCATATGAATCAAATTTAACATTAAATACATCATATACTCTAGCAAACTCTTTTAAACTTAAATCTCTAAATCTTTTCCATAAAGCTTCTGCTTCTTTATCTCCATCTTCTAAAGCCTTAAAATATGCTCTTCCTTCATCTTCTAATTCAGGATTCTTTTCTGCTTCATCATGGAATTTAACATATATTCTAAGTAATTCATTTATAGCATTTTCTTCTAATGCTTCTTCATTACCCCATCTCTTATATGCTGATATAAGTTTACCAAATTGAGTTCCCCAATCACCTAAATGATTAATACCCTCTACGGTATATCCTTCCTTTTTAAATAATTTATATAAAGAATTACCTATAGCTGTAGTAAATAAATGTCCTACATGGAAAGGCTTTGCTATATTTGGTGATGAATATTCAACACAAACTGTTTTACCTTCTCCAACCTTTGATGATCCATAATTATCTCCTTGCTCTAGAACCTTTTCTATTGCATTTTTTGTAAACACACTCTTATCAGCAAAGAAATTTACATATGGTCCTAAATTAACTATTTTTTCAAAACCTTCTTTATCTAGTTTCTCACTTAATTCCTCTGCTATCATATTTGGAGCTTTTCTAAAAGCCTTTGCTAATTGAAAGCATGGAAATGCATAATCTCCCATTTCAGGCTTTGGTGGTATTTCTATAAGTTTTTCTATAGCTTCAATATCCATATCAACATATTGCTTTATAGTTTCTGAAACTTTCTTTTTATAATCCATTTTAATTCCTCCATTATCATTTCAAATTTATAATAAAAAAATCCGTCTCTTATAAAATAAGAGACGGAAATATATCCGCGGTACCACTCTAATTGCATCAAATGCCACTTAACGCTTTAACGCAGCTACTACGATTTATCCTACTTAATTTCAGTAAATATCTCCAAGGCTCTTTTCTTATAACCTATCTTATAGAGCTTCCACCAACCTCTACTCGCTTAAAGAATCAATTATAATACTCTTCTTTTCCTAGATTTTTTATTTAATTTAGTAAGATTATTATACATAATTATAACTTTTATTGTCAACTAATAAAAAAGCTATTCTAATTAAATGTAATTTTATTATATATTTTTCATTTATCTCTTGAATATTAGACAAAATGATATAATATTTAATTATGGGTATTTCCCAAAGTATAGTATTATTAATTATAATAAGGAGTTTTTATGAATAGAGTTGGAGTTATTGATATTGGCCCAAGTTCTGTACGTTTAATGCTAACAGAA from Clostridium chauvoei encodes:
- the argS gene encoding arginine--tRNA ligase, which gives rise to MDYKKKVSETIKQYVDMDIEAIEKLIEIPPKPEMGDYAFPCFQLAKAFRKAPNMIAEELSEKLDKEGFEKIVNLGPYVNFFADKSVFTKNAIEKVLEQGDNYGSSKVGEGKTVCVEYSSPNIAKPFHVGHLFTTAIGNSLYKLFKKEGYTVEGINHLGDWGTQFGKLISAYKRWGNEEALEENAINELLRIYVKFHDEAEKNPELEDEGRAYFKALEDGDKEAEALWKRFRDLSLKEFARVYDVFNVKFDSYAGEAFYNDKMDVVVNELKEKGLLVESNGAQVVMLDEYNMPPCIVLKADGASIYATRDLAAAMYRKKTYNFDKCVYVVGTPQALHFKQVFKVLDLAGHEWAKDCVHVGFGLVKFADRKLSTRKGEIVLLDDLIRESVDKTLEVINEKNPNLENKEDIAKKIGVGALVFTYLKNSREKDIVFDWKEMLSFEGETGPYVQYSYARANSILTRAGELKGVEDYSKLTSKEEFELVKTLENFNKQIHLAIEKLEPSIVTRYVIEVAKAFNKFYNAHSVLNLEDETLQEARLKLVEASCQVIKNALALLGIEVVEKM